One genomic region from Buteo buteo chromosome 12, bButBut1.hap1.1, whole genome shotgun sequence encodes:
- the LOC142037796 gene encoding cullin-9-like isoform X2, with the protein MVNERHNGNLLVHLGAKLQAYPEELLRQRRGHDGQPEYLIQWSIISLEERAVEGSSASSAETKPENISMWMSAEEVCASCPALLGKRKLEGQWVKEEKAASPFAADVPLDEASLLEMKADVRSLTQRAGRQMAETGAPESSILNTIHVLSAYASIGSLAGAFKETGALDLLMKMLCHKEKQIRRSAGKMLRALASHDAGSWAYVLLSLSQQDGIEQHMDFDSRYTLLELFAETTSSEEHCMSFEGIHLPQIPGKLLFVLVKRYLCVTSLMDKLSSGVEQGGEQQDCVVPSPLAEERSRVKQEFEFSMAMANLILELVHVMGWDHGHKPEPLPQQELRPRTTRSIFQHRATSCTVAQAAPAPPPKEPSIFKTRSAFPSRSSYVEYVQANLVRGMRVRMLEDYEQVSAGDEGDFRQSNDGTPPVQVYWQALGCTYWVHWHMVEIIGPSGQEEHEGQEKVSALTRNHKLAAVAQPFFCKPFGGLYSLPYLGEQPAKAAEALSRAEWWELLFFVKKLEVQEQKEIISLIQQDQGEQLSEVDEEALIQLSVPAELAQKMLRVLEQRCQGSAQCDLRGSHVYAKYFLGRGAEQDGGGGPAVSSEGAGCRSAGPEATAAKEDLSAATVPPQAPAAAAKSDSQLFSELLEREGLLFPEVTEEQIKALGSCEGASERGSLAKIAAVVDVVQSSSSEVGLRLAGLKHIVKILEEEPEAEQQVGRAQGGLGTRSVGEKLAKVAAELLSAEAAEKALVAVTLRLLAALMAKYDWRVPFATEGGVRAVLACMRQHAASALVQQAGLAALKVLVGAAAGEPGGAGGKPLNHADAQMMREIFASIGSACSEGSSGLLSAIPAAVSTLQRVPGGSSGVRNGLLVVNMLMDGHRGLAEQLASCDLPRVLQSCWRDGQSAGCPHAMLALGAINRLAEHRLPPGPETAGREAPLDLRGVRTLLGGLGDGVLSKEVVVALERQLCGEGPVPSGEAARLLRDPRCFRLLLRGFELLGAEKGVSLSVLRILNKFLDGYQEDVLPWHECVEPCLSSLSAHSSDREEVVGFLHRLATASKDCAVVMCRVGTREALSKALDKHGTAPALAPALLDLVIDCEKYASLYKKLTTSILAGCIQLVLGQIEEHRRSHRPIGIPFFDVFLRNLCRGSSVEVKEDKCWEKVQVSSNPHRASKLTDRNPKTYWESNGSTGSHFITVHMQCGVVVREMSMLVASEDSSYMPARVVVLGGDSPATVRTELNAVTVLPSDSRVILLENMTRFWPVIQIRVKRCQQGGIDTRVRGIEVLGPKPTFWPIFKEQLCRRTFLSCTARAHAWCQEICRDRGRLLQLFSRLNRALRHEQGFADRFLPDDEAARALGRTCWEALVTPLVQSITSPDPCGVSPLAWLLSEYLESVEPPGCAASRGAVFGSRVRRLTQLLVHVDPGGGGLEPEEARAAGGKEGKNKEVPARAAKAAVEKSSSLRDISQCWRGVVQQQVQRFLEAAGQAPDLVERYCGLYQRLRGATEELFGQQAAFVLALGQGFAGALLQLSFLTTLHVSEQFARYLDVQIQELHGAAGSAGPLRRLQRILEPFVVFSGLELAHTFEHFYRHYLGDRLLAQGPSWLEGAIVEQIGLCFPSRFPQEMLSNLAESEELQQQFYLFQLQERDKRLLELDADPDEAPGTASVADGPEVKVLALSPRCWPVSPFCYMDEPGRFFPAALSSPLDEFADFCRRSQSQLGWECTKPRRLQWTWLGHAELRFGDCVLHVSTLQMYVLLRFNSAEEVAVEALLQATGLPADLVHHALTPLTHGEGVLVRSCAPGAPGALRLNQAALARASGRHLRLLPRQRYLRAERADVSALERKRNVLCCLITRILKVEKQLHLDNLVFRVIDACQKGELGPGLRFLSFCCHSVDVLSCVLHLLNQGYLRRQEERPHVLEYISAEPTPPPTSQVQPQVAFQTVEIKTAASPASAERRQTFSTFR; encoded by the exons ATGGTGAATGAGAGGCATAATGGCAACCTGCTTGTGCACCTGGGAGCCAAACTGCAGGCCTACCCGGAGGAGCTGCTCCGGCAGCGGCGAGGCCACGATGGCCAGCCCGAGTACCTGATCCAGTGGAGCATCATCAGCTTGGAAGAGAGAGCCGTGGAAGGCAGCAGTGCCTCCTCCGCAGAGACCAAGCCGGAGAACATCTCGATGTGGATGTCTGCAGAAGAGGTCTGTGCCAGctgcccggcgctgctgggCAAGAGGAAGCTGGAAGGGCAGTGGGTgaaagaggagaaggcagcCAGCCCGTTCGCTGCAGATGTCCCGCTGGATGAAGCCTCGCTGCTGGAGATGAAGGCTGATGTCAGGAGCCTGACGCAGCGAGCTGGCCGTCAGATGGCCGAGACCGGGGCCCCGGAGTCCTCCATCCTCAACACCATCCACGTGCTGAGCGCGTACGCCAGCATTGGCTCGCTGGCGGGCGCCTTCAAGGAGACGGGAGCCCTCGACTTGCTGATGAAGATGCTGTGCCACAAGGAGAAGCAAATCCGCCGCAGTGCCGGCAAGATGCTGAGGGCCCTGGCTTCGCACGATGCAg GGAGCTGGGCCTATGTCCTGCTGTCTCTGAGCCAGCAGGATGGCATTGAGCAGCACATGGACTTCGACAGTCGCTACACCTTGCTGGAGCTGTTTGCCGAGACGACATCCTCTGAAGAGCACTGCATGTCCTTTGAGGGGATTCACCTTCCCCAG ATCCCCGGGAAGCTACTGTTCGTTCTGGTGAAGCGCTACCTGTGTGTCACTTCTCTGATGGACAAGCTCAGCAGTGGCgtggagcagggaggggagcagcaggaCTGCGTTGTGCCGAGCCCGCTCGCTGAGGAGAGGAGCCGTGTGAAGCAGGAGTTTGAGTTCAGCATGGCTATGGCAAACCTCATCTTGGAGCTGGTGCACGTGATGGGCTGGGACCACGGCCACAAGCCAGAGCCGCTGCCCCAACAGGAGCTACGGCCTCGCACTACCCGCTCCATCTTCCAGCATAGGGCCACATCCTGCACTGTTGCTCAAGCAGCCCCCGCTCCCCCACCGAAAGAGCCCAGCATCTTCAAGACGCGCTCGGCCTTCCCAAGCCGCAGCAGCTACGTGGAGTACGTGCAGGCGAACCTGGTGCGCGGCATGAGGGTACGCATGCTGGAGGACTACGAGCAGGTCAGCGCGGGGGACGAGGGTGACTTCCGCCAGAGCAACGACGGCACGCCGCCCGTGCAG GTGTACTGGCAAGCCCTAGGCTGTACCTACTGGGTTCACTGGCACATGGTGGAGATCATCGGCCCTTCGGGGCAAGAGGAGCATGAGGGCCAGGAGAAGGTGTCCGCCCTGACACGCAACCACAAACTGGCAGCAG tTGCGCAGCCGTTTTTCTGCAAGCCCTTTGGGGGCCTGTACTCTCTGCCTTACCTGGGGGAGCAGCCGGCCAAGGCTGCAGAGGCCCTGAGCCGTGCCGAGTGGTGGGAGCTGCTCTTCTTCGTGAAGAAGCTGGAAGTGCAGGAGCAGAAAGAGATCATCTCTCTCATCCAGCAGGACCAGGGAGAGCAG CTGTCGGAGGTGGATGAAGAAGCCCTGATCCAGCTGTCAGTACCTGCGGAGCTGGCCCAGAAGATGCTGCGGGTCTTGGAGCAGCGGTGCCAGGGCAGCGCTCAGTGTGACCTGCGCGGCTCCCACGTCTACGCCAAATACTTCCTCGGCCGGGGGGCCGAGCAGGATGGCGGGGGTGGCCCCGCGGTGTCCTCGGAGGGTGCCGGCTGCAGGAGCGCTGGCCCTGAAGCCACGGCGGCGAAGGAAGACCTTTCCGCAGCCACAGTGCCGCCCCAAGCCCCGGCTGCGGCGGCCAAGTCGGATTCCCAGCTGTTCAGCGAGCTCCTGGAGAGGGAAGGGCTGTTGTTCCCCGAGGTGACGGAGGAGCAGATCAAAG CGTTGGGCAGCTGCGAGGGGGCGAGCGAGAGGGGCTCGCTGGCCAAGATCGCAGCCGTGGTGGACGTGgtccagagcagcagctcggagGTGGGGCTGCGCTTAGCCGGGCTCAAGCACATCGTGAAGATCCTGGAGGAGGAGCCCGAGGCCGAGCAGCAAGTCGGCAGAGCCCAGGGCGGGCTGGGGACCAGGAGCGTTGG GGAGAAGCTGGCGAAGGTGGCGGCGGAGCTGCTGAGCGCCGAGGCGGCAGAGAAGGCCCTGGTGGCGGTGACGCTGCGGCTGCTGGCCGCGCTGATGGCGAAGTACGACTGGCGCGTGCCGTTCGCCACGGAGGGCGGCGTGCGGGCCGTGCTGGCCTGCATGCGGCAGCACGCCGCCTCTGCCCTGGTGCAGCAGGCCGGCCTGGCG GCCCTGAAGGTGTTGGTGGGAGCCGCGGCCGGTGAGCCGGGAGGTGCCGGTGGGAAGCCCCTGAACCACGCCGACGCGCAGATGATGCGGGAGATCTTTGCCAGCATCGGCTCTGCCTGCAGCGAGGGCTCGTCCGGCCTGCTGAGTGCCATCCCTGCTGCCGTCAGCACCCTGCAGAGGGTCCCAGG GGGCTCCTCAGGCGTGCGGAACGGCTTGCTGGTGGTGAACATGCTGATGGACGGCCACCGGGGCCTGGCGGAGCAGCTGGCGAGCTGCGATctccccagggtgctgcagagctgctggcggGACGGGCAGAGCGCCGGCTGCCCTCACGCGATGCTGGCCCTCGGCGCCATCAACCGCCTCGCGGAGCACCGGCTGCCCCCGGGCCCGGAGACGGCAG GCAGAGAGGCCCCGCTGGACCTGAGGGGCGTGCGGACGCTGCTGGGCGGCCTGGGGGACGGCGTCTTGTCcaaggaggtggtggtggcgCTGGAGCGGCAGCTCTGCGGCGAAGGCCCCGTCCCCTCCGGCGAGGCGGCCCGGCTGCTGCGGGACCCCAGATgcttcaggctgctgctgcgCGGCTTCGAGCTGCTGGGGGCGGAGAAGGGCGTGAGCCTGAGCGTCCTCAG GATCCTGAACAAGTTCCTGGACGGTTACCAAGAGGACGTGCTGCCCTGGCACGAGTGCGTGGAGCCCTGTTTGTCCTCCCTGAGCGCCCACAGCAGCGACCGGGAG GAGGTGGTCGGCTTCCTGCACCGGCTGGCCACCGCCAGCAAGGACTGCGCGGTGGTGATGTGCCGCGTGGGCACCCGCGAGGCTCTGTCCAAAGCCCTGGACAAGCACGGCACGGCCCCGGCGCTGGCGCCGGCCCTGCTCGACCTGGTGATCGACTGCGAGAAGTACGCCAGCCTCTACAAGAAGCTGACGACCAGCATCTTGGCCGGCTGCATCCAG CTGGTCCTGGGGCAGATTGAGGAGCACCGCCGGAGCCACCGGCCCATCGGCATCCCCTTCTTTGACGTCTTTCTGCGCAACCTGTGCCGAG GCTCCAGCGTGGAGGTGAAGGAGGACAAGTGTTGGGAGAAGGTGCAGGTCTCCTCCAACCCCCACCGGGCCAGCAAGCTCACCGACAGGAACCCCAAGACCTACTGGGAGTCGAACGGCAGCACCGGCTCCCACTTCATCACCGTCCACATGCAGTGCGGCGTGGTGGTCAG GGAGATGAGCATGCTGGTGGCCAGCGAGGACTCCAGCTACATGCCGGCCCGCGTCGTGGTGCTGGGGGGAGACAGCCCGGCCACCGTCAGGACGGAGCTCAACGCG GTGACCGTCCTGCCCTCGGACAGCAGAGTGATCCTGCTGGAGAACATGACCCGCTTCTGGCCCGTCATCCAGATCCGGGTGAAGCGGTGCCAGCAG GGCGGCATCGACACGCGCGTGCGTGGCATCGAGGTGCTGGGTCCCAAGCCGACTTTCTGGCCCATCTTCAAGGAGCAGCTGTGCCGGCGGACGTTCCTCTCCTGCACTGCTCGGGCTCACGCCTGGTGCCAGGAGATCTGCCGCGACCGGGGGCgactgctgcagctcttcagcag GCTGAACCGGGCGCTGCGGCACGAGCAGGGCTTCGCCGACCGCTTCCTTCCCGACGACGAGGCGGCCCGCGCCTTGGGCAGGACGTGCTGGGAGGCCCTGGTGACCCCCTTGGTGCAGAGCATCACCAGCCCAG ACCCGTGCGGCGTCAGCCCCCTGGCCTGGCTGCTGAGCGAGTACCTGGAGAGCGTGGAGCCGCCCGGCTGCGCCGCGAGCCGCGGTGCCGTCTTCGGTTCCCGCGTGCGGCGCCTGACCCAGCTCCTGGTGCACGTGGACCCCGGCGGCGGTGGCCTGGAGCCGGAGGAGGCGAGGGCAGCCG gcgggaaggaggggaagaacaAGGAGGTGCCGGCCAGGGCCGCGAAGGCGGCGGTGGAGAAGTCGAGTAGTCTGCGGGACATCTCGCAGTGCTGGCGTGGCGTGGTGCAGCAGCAG GTGCAGCGGTTCCTGGAGGCGGCGGGGCAGGCGCCGGACCTCGTGGAGCGATACTGCGGGCTGTACCAGCGCCTGCGCGGCGCCACGGAGGAGCTCTTCGGGCAGCAGGCCGCCTTCGTGCTGGCCCTGGGCCAGGGCTTCGCGGGGGCTTTGCTGCAGCTCTCCTTCCTTACCACCCTGCAC GTGAGCGAGCAGTTCGCCCGCTACCTTGACGTGCAGATCCAGGAGCTCCACGGGGCTGCGGGCAGCGCGGGGCCGCTGCGGCGGCTGCAGCGGATCCTGGAGCCCTTCGTCGTCTTCAGCGGCCTGGAGCTCGCCCACACCTTCGAGCACTTCTACCG GCACTACCTGGGGGACCGGCTCCTGGCGCAAGGGCCGTCGTGGCTGGAAGGAGCCATCGTGGAGCAGATCGGGCTGTGCTTCCCCAGCCGCTTCCCCCAAGAGATGCTGAGCAACTTGGCCGAGTCGGAGGAGCTCCAGCAGCAGTTCtacctcttccagctgcaggagcGGGACAAgcggctgctggagctggacgCGGACCCGGACGAG GCACCGGGGACGGCCTCGGTGGCGGACGGGCCGGAGGTGAAGGTGCTAGCCCTGTCCCCGCGCTGCTGGCCCGTTTCCCCGTTCTGCTACATGGATGAACCCGGGAGGTTTTTCCCGGCGGCGCTGAGCTCCCCGCTGGACGAGTTCGCCGACTTCTGCCGGCGGA GCCAGagccagctgggctgggagtGCACGAAGCCCCGGCGGTTGCAGTGGACGTGGCTGGGCCACGCCGAGCTGCGGTTTGGAGACTGCGTCCTCCACGTGTCCACGCTGCAGATGTACGTCCTGCTGCGCTTCAACAGCGCCGAG GAGGTGGCCGTGGAGGCCCTGCTGCAGGCTACGGGGCTCCCCGCTGACCTGGTGCACCACGCGCTGACGCCGCTGACCCACGGCGAGGGCGTCCTGGTGCGGAGCTGCGCGCCGGGAG CTCCAGGTGCGCTGCGGCTGAACCAGGCGGCCCTGGCCCGTGCCTCTGGCCGCCACCTGAGGCTGCTGCCCCGGCAGAGGTACCTGCGGGCAGAGAGGGCTGACGTCAGCGCcctggaaaggaagaggaacGTCCTCTGCTGCCTCATCACCCGCATCCTCAAGGTGGAGAAGCAGCTCCACCTTGACAACCTGGTGTTTAGG GTGATCGATGCCTGCCAGAAGGGCGagctggggccggggctgcgATTCCTGAGCTTCTGCTGCCACAGCGTGGACGTGCTGTCCTGTGTCCTGCACCTGCTGAACCAGGGCTATCTCCGGCGCCAGGAGGAGAGGCCTCATGTCTTGGAATACATCTCTGCTGAACCCACACCACCCCCTACCTCCCAGGTCCAGCCCCAGGTTGCCTTCCAGACTGTAGAAATCAAGACAGCAGCAAGCCCGGCCTCTGCCGAAAGGAGACAGACTTTTTCCACCTTCAGGTAG